Proteins encoded in a region of the Pseudomonas sp. PDNC002 genome:
- a CDS encoding RidA family protein translates to MSEMRAAAFDRIAAELGCDFSGEIKIGGDYVPFLIEGSQVHISGQIPRVGDEVVVTGRAGGDASLAEAQRAARICVMRALALLRQALGDLERVRKVLHLNVFVQSAEHFTQQSEVADAASSVLHTVLGAAGVHTRTSVGVYQLPKNATVELNLVAVAEGLSR, encoded by the coding sequence ATGAGCGAGATGCGCGCTGCCGCGTTTGACCGGATTGCCGCCGAACTCGGCTGTGACTTCAGTGGCGAGATCAAGATCGGCGGTGACTATGTGCCCTTCCTGATCGAAGGAAGCCAGGTGCACATCAGTGGGCAGATTCCACGGGTGGGTGATGAGGTTGTCGTCACCGGTCGGGCAGGCGGCGATGCGTCGTTGGCCGAGGCCCAGCGTGCCGCCAGGATTTGTGTCATGCGTGCGCTGGCCCTGCTGCGACAGGCGCTGGGCGATCTCGAGCGAGTCCGCAAGGTGCTGCACCTCAACGTGTTCGTGCAGTCGGCCGAGCACTTCACGCAGCAGAGCGAAGTGGCCGATGCGGCGTCGTCGGTACTGCACACGGTGTTGGGTGCTGCCGGCGTGCACACGCGCACCTCGGTCGGCGTCTATCAGTTGCCTAAGAATGCGACGGTCGAATTGAACCTCGTGGCTGTCGCGGAAGGCCTGTCCCGCTAG
- the glnK gene encoding P-II family nitrogen regulator, with translation MKLVTAIIKPFKLDDVRESLSEIGVQGITVTEVKGFGRQKGHTELYRGAEYVVDFLPKVKIDVAIADDQLDRVIEAITKAANTGKIGDGKIFVVNLEQAIRIRTGETGTDAI, from the coding sequence ATGAAGCTAGTCACAGCCATCATCAAGCCGTTCAAGCTGGACGACGTTCGTGAGTCGCTGTCCGAGATCGGCGTGCAGGGCATCACTGTGACCGAAGTCAAAGGCTTCGGCCGGCAGAAGGGTCACACCGAGCTGTACCGTGGCGCGGAATACGTTGTCGATTTCCTGCCGAAGGTGAAGATCGACGTCGCCATCGCCGATGACCAGCTGGATCGTGTTATCGAAGCCATCACCAAGGCCGCCAACACCGGGAAGATCGGTGACGGCAAGATCTTTGTCGTAAATCTGGAACAGGCCATTCGTATCCGTACCGGCGAAACCGGCACCGACGCGATCTAA
- a CDS encoding DUF1127 domain-containing protein translates to MTGLSDVRLTLYQQELLEIPGSHVAPRGHEENRWQQFWRRVRTRKQLLELSDEQLRDIGVSREQAKLEAMRPFWRC, encoded by the coding sequence ATGACCGGCCTGAGCGATGTGCGGCTGACCCTTTATCAGCAGGAGTTGCTGGAGATTCCCGGCAGCCACGTAGCCCCGCGCGGCCACGAGGAAAACCGCTGGCAGCAGTTCTGGCGCCGCGTGCGCACCCGCAAGCAACTGCTGGAGCTCTCCGACGAACAACTGCGCGACATCGGCGTCAGCCGCGAGCAAGCGAAGCTGGAAGCCATGCGGCCGTTCTGGCGCTGCTGA
- a CDS encoding accessory factor UbiK family protein: protein MLPPKAFLDAISQQAGRLFGGESPLPKAELEAQFKVLMQSAFSKLDLVSRDEFDSQMVVLARTRARLEALEAKVAEMEAKLSPPAAE, encoded by the coding sequence ATGCTGCCGCCCAAAGCCTTCCTCGATGCCATCAGCCAACAAGCCGGACGCCTGTTCGGTGGCGAATCGCCCCTGCCGAAGGCCGAGCTGGAAGCTCAGTTCAAGGTTCTGATGCAGAGTGCCTTCAGCAAGCTCGACCTGGTCAGCCGCGACGAGTTCGACAGCCAGATGGTGGTTCTCGCCCGTACCCGCGCCCGTCTCGAGGCACTGGAAGCCAAGGTCGCGGAGATGGAAGCCAAACTCTCGCCGCCCGCCGCCGAGTAA
- a CDS encoding DUF484 family protein, with the protein MTTDTPQEPTVTLEAEQVADYLRRHPEFFVDHDELIPEMRIPHQPGDAVSLVERQVRLLRERNIEMRHRLSQLMDVARDNDRLFDKTRRLVLDLLDATSLEEIVSTVEDSLRHEFLVPYVSLILFSDNNLPVGRSVSSAEAHQAIGGLLSGGKTVSGVLRPHELAFLFCENEREQVGSAAVVPLTFQGLHGVLAIGSPDPQHYKSSLGTLFLGYVAEVLARTLPRFATPLRSVR; encoded by the coding sequence ATGACCACTGACACTCCCCAGGAACCGACCGTTACGCTCGAAGCCGAACAGGTTGCCGACTACCTTCGTCGGCACCCGGAATTCTTCGTCGACCATGACGAGCTGATCCCGGAGATGCGCATTCCGCACCAGCCGGGCGATGCCGTGTCGCTGGTGGAGCGCCAGGTACGCCTGCTGCGCGAGCGCAACATCGAGATGCGCCATCGGCTGTCTCAGCTGATGGACGTGGCCCGCGACAATGACCGGCTGTTCGACAAGACCCGCCGCCTGGTGCTCGACCTGCTCGACGCCACCAGCCTGGAAGAGATCGTCAGCACCGTCGAAGACAGCCTGCGTCACGAATTCCTGGTGCCCTACGTCAGCCTCATCCTGTTCAGCGACAACAACCTGCCAGTTGGCCGATCGGTCAGCAGCGCCGAGGCACACCAGGCCATTGGCGGCCTGCTGTCGGGCGGCAAGACCGTGAGCGGCGTGCTGCGCCCCCACGAACTGGCCTTCCTGTTCTGCGAAAACGAACGCGAGCAGGTCGGCTCCGCCGCCGTGGTGCCGCTGACCTTCCAGGGCCTGCACGGTGTGCTGGCGATCGGCAGCCCCGATCCGCAGCACTACAAGAGTTCGCTGGGTACCCTGTTCCTCGGCTACGTCGCCGAAGTCCTCGCGCGGACACTGCCGCGCTTCGCCACACCACTGCGCTCGGTACGCTGA
- a CDS encoding HAD family hydrolase, whose protein sequence is MSIRLVTFDLDDTLWDVAPVMNSAEATLRDWLAVNAAQLGPVPIEHLWAIRTRLMQQDPMLKHRLSELRRRILFHALLDAGYPQPEATDLAEAGFQTFLHARHQVALFPEVHPTLEQLANRFILGVLTNGNADVRRLGLADYFQFALCAEELGVGKPDPHPFQEALKRGGVAAEHAVHIGDHPSDDIAGARRAGMKAIWFNPARKAWDGEEAPSAIIHNLSELPGVLARL, encoded by the coding sequence ATGAGTATCCGCCTGGTCACCTTCGACCTCGATGACACGCTGTGGGACGTCGCCCCGGTGATGAACAGCGCCGAAGCTACCTTGCGCGACTGGCTGGCGGTGAACGCCGCGCAGCTCGGGCCGGTACCCATCGAGCACCTGTGGGCGATCCGCACACGGCTGATGCAGCAGGACCCGATGCTCAAGCACCGCCTGAGCGAGCTGCGCCGGCGCATCCTGTTCCACGCACTGCTCGATGCGGGTTATCCACAACCCGAGGCGACGGATCTGGCCGAAGCCGGCTTCCAGACCTTCCTCCACGCGCGGCACCAGGTGGCGCTGTTCCCCGAGGTGCATCCGACCCTGGAGCAATTGGCCAACCGCTTCATCCTCGGCGTGCTCACCAACGGCAACGCCGACGTGCGCCGCCTGGGTTTGGCCGACTACTTCCAGTTCGCCCTGTGCGCGGAGGAGCTCGGCGTCGGCAAGCCGGACCCGCACCCGTTCCAGGAAGCGCTCAAGCGCGGCGGCGTGGCGGCGGAGCACGCCGTGCACATCGGCGACCATCCCAGCGATGACATCGCCGGGGCGCGGCGCGCGGGCATGAAGGCGATCTGGTTCAACCCGGCGCGCAAGGCGTGGGACGGCGAAGAGGCGCCCAGTGCGATCATCCACAACCTGTCCGAGCTGCCGGGCGTCCTGGCCCGCTTGTAG
- a CDS encoding YifB family Mg chelatase-like AAA ATPase — translation MSLAIVHSRAQVGVEAPGVTVEAHLANGLPSLTLVGLPEGAVKESKDRVRSALLNAGFDFPSRRITLNLAPADLPKDGGRFDLAIALGILAASGQLADAAGLHDLECLGELALSGALRPVPGVLPAALAARAAGRALVVPKENAEEASLASGLTVYAVGHLLELAAHFSGQERLRPYEANGLLRATPPYPDLAEVQGQTAAKRALLVAAAGAHNLLLSGPPGTGKTLLASRLPGLMPPLDEDEALQVAAIHSVAGRGPLTHWPQRPFRQPHHTASAPALVGGGSRPQPGEITLAHEGVLFLDELPEFDRKVLEVLREPLEGGEIVISRANGRVRFPARFQLVAAMNPCPCGYLGDPSGRCRCSPEQIQRYRAKLSGPLLDRIDLHLTVSRESTSLAPSGPSISSAELAVQVAAARQRQLSRQGCANAFLDLKKMHQYCALSPDDQAWLEKAGERLNLSLRALHRILKVARTLADLQQTDAIARPHLAEALQYRAGH, via the coding sequence ATGTCCCTCGCCATCGTCCATAGCCGCGCCCAGGTCGGCGTGGAAGCCCCCGGTGTCACCGTCGAGGCGCACCTTGCCAACGGCCTGCCCTCGCTGACCCTCGTCGGCCTGCCCGAAGGCGCCGTGAAGGAGAGCAAGGACCGCGTCCGCAGCGCCCTGCTGAACGCCGGTTTCGATTTTCCCAGCCGCCGCATTACTCTGAATCTTGCCCCCGCCGACCTGCCGAAGGACGGCGGTCGCTTCGATCTCGCCATCGCCCTGGGCATCCTTGCCGCCAGCGGCCAGTTGGCTGACGCGGCGGGCCTGCACGACCTGGAATGCCTCGGCGAGCTGGCGCTTTCCGGCGCCCTGCGCCCAGTGCCTGGCGTGCTGCCCGCCGCACTGGCCGCCCGTGCCGCCGGACGCGCACTGGTGGTGCCGAAGGAAAATGCCGAGGAAGCCAGTCTCGCCAGCGGCCTGACCGTCTACGCCGTGGGCCACTTGCTGGAGCTGGCTGCGCACTTCAGCGGCCAGGAGCGCCTGCGCCCCTACGAGGCCAACGGCCTGCTGCGCGCCACGCCGCCCTACCCCGACCTCGCCGAAGTCCAGGGACAGACCGCCGCCAAGCGCGCCCTGCTGGTCGCTGCCGCAGGCGCCCACAACCTCCTGCTCAGCGGCCCACCCGGCACCGGCAAGACGCTGCTCGCCAGCCGCCTGCCCGGCCTGATGCCGCCGCTGGACGAAGACGAGGCGCTGCAGGTTGCGGCGATCCATTCCGTGGCAGGTCGCGGGCCGCTGACTCACTGGCCGCAGCGCCCCTTCAGGCAACCGCACCACACCGCCTCCGCGCCAGCGCTGGTGGGTGGAGGCAGCCGCCCACAGCCGGGAGAGATCACGCTGGCGCACGAAGGTGTGCTCTTTCTCGATGAGCTTCCGGAATTTGATCGGAAAGTTCTGGAAGTGCTACGTGAACCCCTGGAAGGCGGCGAAATCGTCATCTCCCGCGCCAACGGCCGCGTCCGCTTCCCGGCACGCTTCCAACTGGTCGCGGCGATGAACCCCTGCCCATGTGGATATCTCGGCGACCCCAGCGGGCGCTGCCGCTGTTCGCCGGAGCAGATCCAGCGCTATCGCGCCAAGCTCTCCGGTCCATTGCTGGACCGCATCGACCTGCACCTCACCGTCAGCCGCGAGAGCACCAGCCTCGCGCCCAGCGGCCCGAGCATCAGCAGCGCCGAGTTGGCCGTACAGGTCGCCGCCGCACGCCAGCGCCAGCTCAGTCGTCAAGGCTGCGCCAACGCTTTTCTCGACCTGAAGAAAATGCACCAATATTGTGCATTAAGCCCAGACGATCAGGCTTGGCTGGAGAAAGCCGGCGAGCGCCTGAACCTGTCACTGCGCGCCCTGCACCGAATTCTCAAGGTGGCGCGCACCCTCGCCGACCTGCAACAGACGGATGCCATTGCCCGACCGCACCTGGCCGAAGCGCTGCAGTACCGCGCGGGACACTAG
- the sutA gene encoding transcriptional regulator SutA, which yields MSDEELEQDELDGADEDDGEELAAADDGEAEADSGDGDEAPSSKGGGKKAKAAAEEEELPSVEAKQKDRDALARAMEEFLTRGGKVQEIEPNVVADPPKKPDSKYGSRPI from the coding sequence ATGAGCGACGAAGAACTGGAACAGGACGAGCTGGACGGCGCTGACGAGGACGATGGCGAGGAACTCGCCGCGGCGGACGACGGCGAAGCCGAAGCAGACAGCGGCGATGGGGATGAAGCCCCTTCTTCCAAGGGCGGTGGCAAGAAAGCCAAGGCCGCTGCGGAAGAAGAGGAACTGCCCTCGGTCGAGGCCAAGCAGAAGGATCGTGATGCACTGGCTCGCGCGATGGAGGAGTTCCTCACTCGCGGTGGCAAGGTGCAGGAGATCGAGCCCAACGTGGTTGCCGACCCGCCCAAGAAGCCGGATAGCAAATACGGCAGCCGCCCTATCTGA
- a CDS encoding secondary thiamine-phosphate synthase enzyme YjbQ gives MWQQKSITLRPRPRGFHLVTDEILAALPELSQCRVGLLHLLLQHTSASLTVNENADPSVRRDFERFFNRLVPQGEGGYEHDYEGPDDLPAHFKSSLLGCQLTLPIQKGGLAMGTWQGIYLGEHRDHGGPRRVVATWQGELV, from the coding sequence ATGTGGCAGCAGAAATCCATCACCCTGCGCCCTCGCCCGCGAGGTTTCCACCTGGTCACCGACGAGATCCTGGCCGCGCTGCCGGAGCTGTCGCAGTGCCGGGTCGGCCTGCTGCACCTGCTGTTGCAGCACACGTCCGCTTCGCTGACGGTGAACGAGAATGCCGACCCGTCGGTACGCCGCGACTTCGAGCGGTTCTTCAACCGCCTGGTGCCTCAGGGCGAAGGTGGTTACGAGCATGATTACGAAGGCCCGGACGACCTTCCGGCGCATTTCAAGTCGAGCCTGCTGGGTTGTCAGCTGACGCTGCCGATACAGAAGGGAGGCTTGGCAATGGGCACCTGGCAGGGTATCTATCTCGGCGAGCACCGTGACCACGGCGGCCCGCGCAGGGTGGTAGCGACCTGGCAGGGCGAGCTTGTATGA
- a CDS encoding ammonium transporter codes for MTLRKYAGLGALLPLAMPGLALADEAAAPVLNSGDTAWMLISSALVLLMTIPGLALFYGGMVRAKNVLSIMMQCFAITALISILWVVYGYSLAFDTVGMEKGVVNFASFVGGFDKAFLSGLTSTGLTSAAALFPESVFVMFQMTFAIITPALIVGAFAERMKFSAMLIFTALWFTLVYAPIAHMVWSGDGGLLWDWGVLDFAGGTVVHINAGIAGLVACLVLGKRKGYPTAAMAPHNLGYTLIGAALLWVGWFGFNAGSAAAANGTAGMAMLVTQIATAAAALGWMFAEWITHGKPSALGIASGVVAGLVAVTPAAGTCGPMGAIVIGLAAGVICFFAATSLKRAVGYDDSLDAFGVHAVGGIVGALLTGVFAAPALGGFGTVTDIGAQLFTQFKGVAFTIVYTGIVSFVILKVLDLVMGLRVTEEEETVGLDLSLHNERGYNL; via the coding sequence ATGACTCTGCGCAAATACGCAGGGCTAGGCGCCCTATTGCCCCTCGCAATGCCCGGTCTGGCCTTGGCTGACGAGGCTGCGGCCCCCGTCCTGAACAGCGGTGACACCGCCTGGATGCTGATTTCCAGCGCCCTGGTGCTGCTGATGACCATCCCCGGCCTGGCCCTGTTCTACGGCGGCATGGTGCGCGCCAAGAACGTCCTGTCGATCATGATGCAGTGCTTCGCGATCACCGCGCTGATCAGCATCCTCTGGGTCGTCTACGGCTACAGCCTGGCCTTCGATACCGTCGGTATGGAAAAGGGCGTGGTCAACTTCGCTTCCTTCGTCGGCGGCTTCGACAAGGCCTTCCTCAGCGGCCTGACCAGCACCGGCCTGACCTCCGCCGCCGCGCTGTTCCCGGAAAGCGTCTTCGTGATGTTCCAGATGACCTTCGCGATCATCACCCCGGCCCTGATCGTCGGCGCCTTCGCCGAGCGCATGAAGTTCTCGGCCATGCTGATCTTCACCGCGCTGTGGTTCACCCTGGTCTACGCACCGATCGCCCACATGGTCTGGAGCGGTGACGGCGGCCTGCTGTGGGACTGGGGCGTGCTCGACTTCGCCGGTGGCACCGTGGTGCACATCAACGCGGGTATCGCCGGCCTGGTCGCCTGCCTCGTGCTGGGCAAACGCAAGGGCTACCCGACCGCTGCCATGGCGCCGCACAACCTGGGCTACACCCTGATCGGCGCCGCGCTGCTGTGGGTAGGCTGGTTCGGCTTCAACGCCGGTTCCGCCGCCGCCGCCAACGGCACCGCCGGCATGGCCATGCTGGTCACCCAGATCGCCACCGCCGCCGCCGCCCTGGGCTGGATGTTCGCCGAGTGGATCACCCACGGTAAGCCGAGCGCCCTGGGCATCGCTTCGGGTGTGGTTGCCGGCCTGGTTGCCGTCACCCCGGCCGCCGGTACCTGCGGCCCGATGGGCGCCATCGTGATCGGTCTGGCTGCCGGCGTGATCTGCTTCTTCGCCGCCACCAGCCTCAAGCGTGCTGTTGGTTACGACGACTCCCTGGATGCCTTCGGCGTGCATGCTGTTGGCGGCATCGTCGGCGCCCTGCTCACCGGCGTGTTCGCCGCTCCCGCTCTGGGCGGCTTCGGCACCGTGACCGACATCGGCGCCCAGCTGTTCACCCAGTTCAAGGGTGTGGCCTTCACCATCGTCTACACCGGTATCGTCAGCTTCGTGATCCTCAAGGTCCTGGACCTGGTCATGGGCCTGCGCGTCACCGAGGAAGAGGAAACCGTGGGTCTGGACCTCTCCCTGCACAACGAACGCGGCTACAACCTGTAA
- a CDS encoding fimbrial protein: MKRILLAAVLSSLTVGAFANDVQIEVDGSALPASCKINGTHGTAQISVKLPKVSIQSLSTAGSWSANTRFTLHLTDCPVGTIVAWSAPDLMDPASGGLRNALSTGTNAQVRVLNEDFSPVDLAKDAGRTVSDAESEELTYYLQYYAKDVPVVQGAFKSSARVTLSR; this comes from the coding sequence ATGAAACGCATCCTCCTCGCAGCGGTTCTCTCCTCACTGACAGTCGGCGCCTTCGCCAATGACGTGCAAATCGAAGTCGACGGCTCGGCTCTGCCCGCCAGCTGCAAGATCAACGGCACACACGGCACGGCACAGATCTCGGTGAAGTTGCCGAAGGTTTCCATCCAGTCGCTGTCCACCGCCGGGAGCTGGTCGGCGAACACGCGATTCACGCTACATCTGACGGATTGCCCGGTCGGGACGATTGTCGCCTGGTCCGCACCGGACCTGATGGACCCGGCCTCCGGCGGTCTGCGCAACGCCCTTTCTACCGGTACCAACGCTCAGGTTCGAGTACTGAACGAGGATTTCAGCCCGGTCGACCTGGCCAAGGATGCGGGGCGAACCGTAAGTGACGCAGAGTCCGAAGAGCTCACGTACTACCTCCAGTACTACGCGAAGGACGTTCCGGTCGTTCAGGGCGCCTTCAAGAGCAGCGCGCGGGTGACGCTAAGTCGCTGA
- a CDS encoding PLP-dependent aminotransferase family protein, with protein MKRYAQLAATLGERIEQGLYRPGDRLPSVRALSEEHGVSISTVQQAYRVLEDDGLVEPRPKSGYFVPERRELPPMPAMTRPAQRPVDVSQWDQVLEQVRRAPGGEFVQLGRGTPDIASPSLKPLQRAMVHAARRTDLQSLGYEGIQGSLALREQIARLMLDSGCQVPPSEIVITTGCQEALAITLRAICEPGDIVAIDSPSFHGAMQALKAYGLKALEIPTDPTNGISLEALELAMEQWPVKLILLTPNCNNPLGYIMPDARKRALLTLAARYDVPILEDDVYGELAYAFPRPRSIKSFDTDDRVLLASSFSKTVAPGLRTGWVVPGRYLDRILHFKYIASGTCAPQPQMALAEFVGGGHYEPHIRRMRAQYQRHRDLMTEWIGRYFPEGALVSRPRGGFMLWVEFDPQFDSVRLNQELRRDNVQVAAGNIFSASGKYRNCIRMNYANRELARIEDAVRKVGACATRLTAELHEQHAEPLPA; from the coding sequence ATGAAACGCTACGCGCAACTGGCCGCCACCTTGGGCGAACGTATCGAACAAGGCCTGTACCGTCCCGGCGACCGGCTGCCCTCGGTTCGCGCACTCAGCGAGGAGCACGGCGTCAGTATCAGTACCGTGCAGCAGGCCTACCGCGTGCTGGAGGACGACGGGCTGGTGGAGCCGCGACCGAAGTCCGGCTATTTCGTGCCCGAACGCCGCGAACTACCCCCCATGCCGGCCATGACCCGCCCCGCCCAGCGGCCAGTGGACGTGTCGCAGTGGGACCAGGTGCTGGAACAGGTGCGACGTGCGCCGGGAGGCGAATTCGTTCAACTCGGGCGCGGCACGCCGGATATCGCCAGCCCGTCGCTCAAGCCGCTGCAGCGCGCGATGGTGCATGCCGCGCGCAGGACCGACCTGCAGAGCCTGGGCTACGAAGGTATCCAGGGCTCCCTCGCGCTGCGCGAGCAGATCGCCCGGCTGATGCTCGATTCCGGCTGCCAGGTGCCGCCCAGCGAAATCGTCATCACCACCGGCTGCCAGGAAGCACTGGCCATCACCCTGCGCGCGATCTGCGAGCCGGGGGACATCGTCGCGATCGACTCGCCGAGCTTCCACGGCGCCATGCAGGCGCTCAAGGCGTATGGGCTGAAGGCGCTGGAAATCCCCACCGACCCTACCAACGGCATCAGCCTGGAAGCGCTGGAGCTGGCCATGGAACAGTGGCCGGTGAAGCTGATCCTGCTCACGCCCAACTGCAACAACCCACTGGGCTACATCATGCCCGACGCCCGCAAGCGCGCCCTGCTGACGCTGGCGGCGCGCTACGACGTGCCGATCCTCGAGGACGATGTCTATGGCGAACTGGCCTACGCCTTCCCGCGCCCGCGCAGCATCAAGTCGTTCGACACCGATGACCGCGTGCTGCTGGCCAGCTCCTTCTCCAAGACCGTGGCACCGGGCCTGCGCACCGGCTGGGTAGTGCCGGGGCGCTATCTGGACCGCATCCTGCACTTCAAGTACATCGCCAGCGGCACCTGCGCACCGCAGCCGCAGATGGCCCTGGCCGAATTCGTCGGCGGCGGCCACTACGAGCCGCACATCCGCCGCATGCGCGCGCAATACCAGCGCCACCGCGACCTGATGACCGAGTGGATCGGCCGCTACTTCCCCGAGGGCGCGCTGGTCAGCCGGCCGCGCGGTGGCTTCATGCTCTGGGTCGAGTTCGACCCGCAGTTCGACAGCGTGCGGCTGAACCAGGAGCTGCGCCGCGACAACGTGCAGGTGGCGGCCGGCAACATCTTTTCCGCGTCAGGCAAGTACCGCAACTGCATCCGCATGAACTACGCCAATCGCGAGCTGGCGCGCATCGAAGACGCAGTGCGCAAGGTCGGCGCCTGCGCCACGCGGCTCACCGCCGAGCTGCACGAACAGCACGCGGAGCCGCTGCCAGCCTGA
- a CDS encoding TlpA disulfide reductase family protein: MTSLTLGPLAIPLPHVLLYLGFFGALLAGWLAARRRGANPEGALFAMFLGGLLAARLAFVARYFEQYAATPLSIVDIRDGGFLALPGVIAAALIGAVLAWRKTELRRPLAVAAVVGVCLWGGGKAVTSALDRSQQLPELTVMDLRGAAVDLRALDGRPMVVNLWATWCPPCRREMPVLEAAQKQRSDVRFLLVNQGENAEAVQRFLRDQGLSDAAVLLDSGNRLGQLTGSYGMPTTLFYDAQGRLKHSQMGELSAASLEYGLGQLRD; the protein is encoded by the coding sequence TTGACCAGTCTCACCCTTGGCCCGCTGGCCATTCCCCTGCCCCACGTCCTGCTCTACCTCGGCTTCTTCGGCGCGCTGCTAGCTGGCTGGCTGGCCGCGCGCAGGCGCGGCGCCAATCCCGAAGGTGCGCTGTTCGCCATGTTCCTCGGCGGCCTGCTGGCGGCGCGACTGGCCTTCGTTGCGCGCTACTTCGAGCAATACGCGGCGACACCGCTGAGCATCGTGGACATTCGCGATGGCGGCTTTCTCGCGCTGCCGGGCGTGATTGCCGCTGCGCTGATCGGCGCCGTGCTGGCATGGCGCAAGACAGAGCTGCGTCGGCCGCTAGCCGTCGCGGCGGTGGTCGGTGTGTGCTTGTGGGGCGGTGGCAAGGCCGTGACCTCGGCGCTGGACCGCAGCCAGCAGCTTCCCGAACTGACGGTAATGGACCTGCGCGGCGCGGCCGTGGACCTGCGCGCGCTGGATGGCCGGCCCATGGTGGTAAATCTCTGGGCCACCTGGTGCCCGCCGTGCCGGCGTGAGATGCCGGTGCTGGAGGCTGCGCAGAAGCAGCGCAGCGATGTGCGCTTCCTGTTGGTCAACCAGGGCGAGAACGCCGAAGCCGTGCAGCGTTTCCTGCGCGACCAAGGCCTGAGCGACGCGGCAGTGCTGCTCGACAGCGGCAACCGCCTGGGCCAGCTCACCGGTTCCTACGGCATGCCCACCACGCTGTTCTACGACGCCCAGGGGCGCCTCAAGCACAGCCAGATGGGCGAACTCTCCGCGGCCAGCCTGGAATATGGCCTGGGCCAGCTCAGGGACTGA
- the xerC gene encoding tyrosine recombinase XerC, with product MSLEADLDAYLEHLRSERQVSIHTLDGYRRDLTRLAALCEKSAITEWPALQVRDLRLFVARLHQQGLASRSLARLLSATRGLFQYLIREGRCRHDPADGLAAPKGARKLPRTLDTDRTAQLLDGGVEDDFIARRDQALLELFYSSGLRLSELVGLDLEWLDLKEGLVRVHGKGNKVRELPVGRAARQAIEAWLPLRAAVSPQDNAVFIGRSGKRLTPRAIQLRVREAGVRELGQHLHPHMLRHSFASHMLESSQDLRAVQELLGHADIATTQIYTHLDFQHLATVYDQAHPRARRKPGAEE from the coding sequence TTGTCGCTCGAAGCCGATCTGGATGCCTACCTGGAACACCTGCGCAGCGAGCGCCAGGTGTCCATCCATACCCTCGACGGCTACCGTCGCGATCTGACGCGCCTCGCCGCACTCTGTGAAAAGTCCGCCATTACCGAATGGCCGGCGCTGCAGGTGCGCGACCTGCGCCTGTTCGTTGCCCGCCTGCACCAGCAAGGCCTCGCCAGCCGCAGCCTGGCGCGCCTGCTGTCGGCCACGCGCGGGCTGTTCCAGTATCTGATCCGCGAAGGGCGCTGCCGACACGATCCCGCCGATGGCCTCGCCGCACCCAAGGGGGCGCGCAAGCTGCCGCGCACCCTGGACACCGACCGCACGGCACAACTGCTCGATGGTGGAGTCGAGGACGACTTCATCGCCCGCCGCGACCAGGCGTTGCTGGAGCTGTTCTATTCCTCGGGCCTGCGCCTCTCCGAACTGGTCGGCCTCGATCTGGAATGGCTGGACCTCAAGGAAGGCCTGGTACGCGTCCATGGCAAGGGCAACAAGGTGCGCGAACTGCCGGTCGGCCGCGCCGCGCGGCAGGCCATCGAAGCCTGGCTGCCGCTGCGCGCCGCGGTGTCGCCGCAGGACAACGCGGTATTCATCGGCCGCAGCGGCAAACGCCTGACGCCCCGCGCCATTCAACTGCGGGTGCGCGAGGCCGGCGTACGCGAATTGGGCCAGCACCTGCATCCGCACATGTTGCGGCATTCCTTCGCCAGCCACATGCTCGAATCCTCCCAGGACCTGCGCGCGGTGCAGGAACTGCTCGGCCACGCCGACATCGCCACCACGCAGATCTACACCCACCTGGACTTCCAACACCTCGCCACGGTCTACGACCAGGCGCACCCACGGGCACGCCGTAAACCCGGAGCAGAAGAATGA